The proteins below come from a single Myxococcales bacterium genomic window:
- a CDS encoding ferredoxin family protein → MAYVVADPCVKCKYTDCVAVCPVDCFYEGKNSLAINPDECIDCGACEPECPTTAIFEESELPAKWAVYKDINALVTGVKTAGEIDKSALPAALAAAVDRATAWPNITEQKKALPGADEAAKEDNKIDALSLDAP, encoded by the coding sequence ATGGCCTACGTCGTCGCTGACCCGTGCGTGAAGTGCAAGTACACCGACTGCGTCGCGGTGTGTCCGGTCGATTGCTTTTACGAGGGCAAGAACTCCCTCGCGATCAACCCCGACGAGTGCATCGATTGCGGTGCCTGTGAGCCGGAGTGTCCGACCACGGCCATCTTCGAAGAGAGCGAGCTGCCGGCGAAGTGGGCCGTCTACAAGGACATCAACGCCCTCGTCACCGGCGTGAAGACCGCCGGCGAGATCGACAAGTCGGCGCTGCCCGCGGCGCTGGCCGCGGCGGTCGACCGGGCGACGGCCTGGCCCAACATCACCGAGCAGAAGAAGGCGCTGCCCGGCGCCGATGAAGCGGCCAAGGAAGACAACAAGATCGACGCGCTGTCGCTCGACGCGCCCTGA
- a CDS encoding DUF2252 family protein produces the protein MSTPRPGLAIALTLGVGVGVGVGACAAPGDDARRGFVLDVLTRDNQRWLDRAPALVAAKYQRMAARTFDFFRGSAALYWRDVTSAGRGATPSAFADEAGAWVWIVGDPHLENLGTFRRPDGTRYVDWNDYDAATRGPWWLDLRRLCGGLALAADDAAVPALADTLVELAATAYAAEMVRLADGGAPTLETRGPVVEALLADAATAGAAQARLADYTRLTPDGARVMFFGEVAPPAADGSAVDTTVPLTTSERAEVDAVIAGWRTTASTPAGALLGVSRRLGAGLASYPAPRYYALFAGATASVDDDLLVELKEAGPPPVPAPPPAVALGVSDGARVALAQRIMGAAPDGDALLGSGDLGPRSFRLRARSGDYRGVELAALADDADGLRELAAVAGRLLAQAHARGPTVAGDAAVTAIAPRVRGRTAALVAELVAVAAADAATARADAAGFAATLVEAGPLAGATP, from the coding sequence ATGTCGACGCCCCGCCCCGGCCTCGCGATCGCGCTGACGCTCGGCGTCGGGGTCGGCGTCGGCGTCGGCGCGTGCGCGGCGCCCGGCGACGACGCGCGGCGCGGGTTCGTGCTCGACGTGCTCACCCGCGACAACCAGCGCTGGCTCGATCGCGCGCCGGCGCTGGTGGCCGCCAAGTACCAGCGCATGGCGGCGCGCACGTTCGACTTCTTCCGCGGCTCGGCGGCGCTGTACTGGCGCGACGTCACGAGCGCGGGCCGCGGCGCCACGCCGTCGGCGTTCGCCGACGAGGCCGGGGCCTGGGTCTGGATCGTGGGCGACCCGCACCTCGAGAACCTGGGCACGTTCCGCCGGCCCGACGGCACGCGCTACGTCGACTGGAACGACTACGACGCGGCCACCCGCGGCCCGTGGTGGCTCGACCTGCGGCGCCTGTGCGGCGGGCTGGCGCTCGCGGCCGACGACGCCGCCGTACCGGCGCTCGCCGACACCCTGGTCGAGCTGGCCGCGACCGCCTACGCCGCCGAGATGGTCCGCCTGGCCGACGGCGGCGCGCCGACGCTCGAGACCCGCGGACCGGTGGTCGAGGCGCTGCTCGCCGACGCCGCCACCGCCGGCGCCGCCCAGGCCCGGCTGGCCGACTACACCCGGCTGACGCCCGACGGCGCGCGCGTGATGTTCTTCGGCGAGGTCGCGCCGCCGGCCGCCGACGGCAGCGCGGTCGACACGACCGTGCCGCTGACGACGAGCGAGCGCGCCGAGGTCGACGCGGTGATCGCGGGCTGGCGCACGACCGCGTCGACGCCGGCCGGGGCGCTGCTCGGCGTCAGCCGTCGGCTCGGCGCGGGCCTCGCCAGCTACCCGGCGCCCCGCTACTACGCGCTGTTCGCGGGCGCGACCGCCAGCGTCGACGACGATCTGCTGGTCGAGCTCAAGGAGGCTGGCCCGCCGCCGGTGCCCGCGCCGCCGCCGGCGGTCGCGCTCGGGGTCAGCGACGGCGCGCGCGTGGCGCTGGCGCAGCGGATCATGGGCGCGGCGCCCGACGGCGACGCGCTGCTCGGCAGCGGCGACCTCGGGCCGCGATCGTTCCGGCTGCGCGCCCGCAGCGGCGACTACCGCGGCGTCGAGCTGGCGGCGCTGGCCGACGACGCCGACGGGCTGCGCGAGCTGGCGGCGGTCGCCGGACGGCTGCTGGCCCAGGCCCACGCCCGGGGCCCGACCGTCGCGGGCGACGCCGCCGTCACCGCGATCGCGCCGCGCGTGCGCGGGCGGACCGCGGCGCTGGTGGCCGAGCTGGTGGCGGTCGCCGCCGCCGACGCCGCCACCGCGCGCGCGGACGCCGCGGGCTTCGCGGCCACGCTGGTCGAGGCCGGCCCGCTGGCGGGAGCGACGCCGTGA
- a CDS encoding universal stress protein — MRHILAASDLSSPSDLALDRAIGLARHTGAKLTIATIEEPHDNSAIALDISAATMGDFEAHLAEYTETQLAERVERAVAAGVEVTSVRKRGRASDEICELAEGLDVDLVVVGSAGRTGVKRLVLGSVAEKVAHSAPRPVLIARGRTSGPFTRVLVATDFAPPAARALEVARALATAEADVEAVYAWHYPAGSMGLAALGERTHAMAALREALTQGPQTRGDELVAAETAAGRRLRFSLRQGPPVEVVVEEATTFGVDLVAIGTYGAGGVRRLLLGSVAGQIMRHAPCSVLVTHA; from the coding sequence ATGCGCCACATCCTCGCGGCCTCCGATCTGTCGTCCCCATCGGATCTCGCGCTCGACCGCGCGATCGGCCTGGCCCGGCACACCGGCGCCAAGCTCACGATCGCGACGATCGAGGAGCCCCACGACAACAGCGCGATCGCGCTCGACATCAGCGCCGCGACCATGGGCGACTTCGAGGCCCACCTGGCCGAGTACACCGAGACCCAGCTGGCCGAGCGGGTCGAGCGCGCCGTCGCGGCCGGCGTCGAGGTGACGTCGGTGCGCAAGCGCGGCCGCGCCAGCGACGAGATCTGCGAGCTGGCCGAGGGCCTCGACGTCGATCTCGTCGTGGTCGGCAGCGCCGGCCGCACCGGCGTCAAGCGCCTGGTGCTCGGCAGCGTGGCCGAGAAGGTCGCCCACAGCGCGCCGCGGCCGGTGTTGATCGCGCGTGGTCGCACCAGCGGGCCGTTCACCCGGGTCCTGGTCGCCACCGACTTCGCGCCGCCGGCCGCGCGCGCGCTCGAGGTGGCGCGCGCGCTCGCGACCGCCGAGGCCGACGTCGAGGCGGTCTACGCCTGGCACTACCCGGCCGGCAGCATGGGCCTGGCGGCGCTCGGCGAGCGCACCCACGCCATGGCGGCGCTGCGCGAGGCCCTGACCCAGGGCCCCCAGACCCGCGGCGACGAGCTGGTCGCCGCCGAGACCGCGGCCGGGCGCCGGCTGCGGTTCTCGCTCCGGCAAGGCCCCCCCGTCGAGGTCGTGGTCGAGGAGGCCACCACGTTCGGCGTCGACCTGGTCGCGATCGGCACCTACGGCGCCGGCGGCGTGCGCCGGCTGCTGCTCGGGTCGGTGGCCGGGCAGATCATGCGCCACGCGCCGTGCTCGGTGCTCGTCACCCACGCCTGA
- a CDS encoding inorganic diphosphatase, which translates to MHPLHDIMVPPAIEDFVPGVIEIPKGSKLKYEIDKTTGMLMLDRVLYSSVHYPANYGFIPQSHADDGDPLDILVLMQEPVVPLTIVRARAIGGLRMRDDKGEDDKIIAVAIDDPAFNHYTDASQLPPHLVVELDRFFRDYKILEGKTSEVDRPYSRAEALDVMRAALAAYRGRSAWKKG; encoded by the coding sequence ATGCACCCCCTGCACGACATCATGGTCCCGCCGGCGATCGAGGACTTCGTCCCGGGGGTGATCGAGATCCCGAAGGGCTCCAAGCTCAAGTACGAGATCGACAAGACCACCGGCATGCTCATGCTCGATCGCGTGCTGTACTCGTCGGTGCACTACCCGGCGAACTACGGCTTCATCCCGCAGTCGCACGCCGACGACGGCGACCCGCTCGACATCCTCGTGCTGATGCAGGAGCCGGTGGTGCCGCTGACGATCGTGCGGGCGCGCGCGATCGGCGGCCTGCGCATGCGCGACGACAAGGGCGAGGACGACAAGATCATCGCGGTCGCGATCGACGACCCGGCGTTCAACCACTACACCGACGCGTCGCAGCTGCCGCCGCACCTCGTGGTCGAGCTCGACCGGTTCTTCCGCGACTACAAGATCCTCGAGGGCAAGACCTCCGAGGTCGACCGCCCGTACAGCCGGGCCGAGGCGCTCGACGTCATGCGCGCGGCGCTGGCGGCGTACCGCGGCCGGTCGGCGTGGAAGAAGGGCTGA
- a CDS encoding methyltransferase domain-containing protein produces MSFVGRAWDDRVLPWLVEKACRSTTILAERKRWVPQAAGEVLELGVGSGLNLAFYDPARVTRLVGIDPSVKLLARAAARVADAPVPVELVEAAAERLPFDAARFDSAVVSYTLCSVADPAQALAEVRRVLRPGAPLYFVEHGRSDRPGTQQWQRRLTPAWRTIGGNCHLDRDIAALLRAAGFELTTLETGHAPEGRQLTSFTYQGVAVAP; encoded by the coding sequence ATGAGCTTCGTCGGACGAGCCTGGGATGACCGCGTGCTGCCGTGGCTGGTCGAGAAGGCGTGTCGCAGCACGACGATCCTGGCCGAGCGCAAGCGCTGGGTGCCGCAGGCCGCGGGCGAGGTGCTCGAGCTGGGCGTCGGCTCGGGGCTGAACCTGGCGTTCTACGACCCGGCGCGCGTGACCCGGCTGGTCGGGATCGATCCGTCGGTGAAGCTCCTGGCGCGGGCCGCCGCCCGGGTCGCCGACGCGCCGGTCCCGGTCGAGCTGGTCGAGGCCGCGGCCGAGCGGCTGCCGTTCGACGCGGCCCGGTTCGACAGCGCGGTGGTGTCGTACACGCTGTGCAGCGTGGCCGACCCGGCCCAGGCGCTGGCCGAGGTCCGGCGGGTGCTGCGCCCGGGCGCGCCGCTCTACTTCGTCGAGCACGGCCGCTCGGACCGGCCGGGCACCCAGCAGTGGCAGCGCCGCCTGACCCCGGCGTGGCGGACGATCGGCGGCAACTGCCACCTCGACCGCGACATCGCCGCGCTCTTGCGGGCCGCCGGGTTCGAGCTGACGACGCTCGAGACCGGCCACGCGCCCGAGGGCCGGCAGCTGACGTCGTTCACCTACCAGGGCGTCGCGGTCGCGCCGTAG
- a CDS encoding endo alpha-1,4 polygalactosaminidase: MRPRWIVLAIVAACSSPRGADEPVEAGPADAATADAAGGDGADPTIALPPANAGLDYQLGGAYPPAADVRVLSRDRAAAPAAGLYNICYVNGFQIQPDEVGFWTSQHPELMLRDGNGDLVIDADWNEILIDVRTPTKRAAVAAIVGDWIAGCAAAGFDAVEIDNLDTFARSGGLIVENDAVATMALFAAAAHRHGLAIAQKNSAELVGRRAELGTDFVVAEECNQFDECDVYTAAYGAQVYVIEYRRAAFTAGCAGFPQLSIVLRDRDLVPSGASGYVFDGC, from the coding sequence ATGCGCCCACGCTGGATCGTGCTCGCCATCGTGGCGGCGTGCTCGTCGCCGCGTGGCGCGGATGAGCCGGTCGAGGCCGGCCCCGCCGACGCCGCGACCGCGGACGCGGCGGGCGGCGATGGCGCCGATCCGACGATCGCCTTGCCGCCCGCCAACGCCGGGCTCGACTACCAGCTGGGCGGGGCCTACCCGCCCGCGGCGGACGTGCGCGTGCTGTCGCGCGACCGCGCCGCGGCCCCGGCCGCCGGGCTGTACAACATCTGCTACGTCAACGGCTTCCAGATCCAGCCCGACGAGGTCGGCTTCTGGACGAGCCAGCACCCCGAGCTGATGTTGCGCGACGGCAACGGCGACCTGGTCATCGACGCCGACTGGAACGAGATCTTGATCGACGTCCGCACGCCGACCAAGCGCGCGGCGGTGGCGGCGATCGTGGGCGACTGGATCGCCGGCTGCGCGGCCGCCGGGTTCGACGCGGTCGAGATCGACAACCTCGACACCTTCGCGCGCTCGGGCGGGCTGATCGTCGAGAACGACGCGGTCGCGACGATGGCGCTGTTCGCGGCCGCGGCCCACCGCCACGGCCTGGCGATCGCGCAGAAGAACTCGGCCGAGCTGGTCGGGCGCCGGGCCGAGCTTGGCACCGACTTCGTCGTGGCCGAGGAGTGCAACCAGTTCGACGAGTGCGACGTCTACACCGCCGCCTACGGCGCGCAGGTGTACGTGATCGAGTACCGGCGCGCGGCGTTCACCGCCGGGTGCGCCGGGTTCCCGCAGCTGTCGATCGTGCTGCGCGATCGCGACCTGGTGCCGAGCGGCGCCAGCGGCTACGTGTTCGACGGCTGTTGA
- a CDS encoding GNAT family N-acetyltransferase codes for MYFDAAYQERTTLRDGREVVLRVVRPDDKDRLRRGFGALSPESRYRRFFSVKSDLSDDELRYLTEVDGDHHFALGAVTPDGEHGLGIARFIRIDGEPGVAEAAIAVLDSAQGLGLGALLFQRLVAAAAERGVARFRCEMLGTNAGMGELVRGLAPAVSTEVASGVVRMEFALPTIGPAHPASEPPRETGLYRLFALVAEGVLEWRARWQRLGERLWRGDGEHPPRASIGATAAGADDEALDEE; via the coding sequence ATGTACTTCGACGCCGCGTACCAGGAGCGCACGACGCTGCGTGACGGGCGCGAGGTCGTGCTGCGGGTGGTCCGGCCCGACGACAAGGATCGGCTGCGTCGGGGCTTCGGCGCCCTGTCGCCCGAGAGTCGCTACCGCCGGTTCTTCTCGGTCAAGTCGGACCTGTCCGACGACGAGCTGCGCTACCTGACCGAGGTCGACGGCGACCACCACTTCGCGCTCGGCGCGGTCACGCCCGACGGCGAGCACGGCCTGGGCATCGCGCGCTTCATCCGGATCGACGGCGAGCCCGGCGTGGCCGAGGCCGCGATCGCGGTCCTCGACAGCGCCCAGGGGCTGGGCCTGGGGGCGCTGCTGTTCCAGCGGCTGGTCGCGGCCGCGGCCGAGCGCGGCGTCGCGCGGTTCCGGTGCGAGATGCTCGGCACCAACGCCGGCATGGGCGAGCTGGTGCGGGGGCTGGCGCCGGCGGTGTCGACCGAGGTCGCCAGCGGCGTCGTGCGCATGGAGTTCGCGCTGCCGACGATCGGCCCCGCGCACCCGGCCAGCGAGCCGCCGCGCGAGACCGGGCTCTACCGGCTGTTCGCGCTGGTGGCCGAGGGCGTGCTCGAGTGGCGCGCCCGGTGGCAACGGCTGGGCGAGCGGCTGTGGCGCGGCGACGGCGAGCACCCTCCGCGCGCGTCGATCGGCGCGACCGCGGCCGGGGCGGACGACGAGGCGCTCGACGAGGAGTGA
- a CDS encoding lamin tail domain-containing protein, with product MSVLVTLAACSEARSSPDAAVTVDAAAVDAAERCPLAINEVAPAGFPNDWFEVVNISAAPVDLGGFRFIDEANDPTTTAPLPPTVLAPGARHVQEVSDAQNGFGLGAGDALYLYRTGATVPCDSADWASGDAPDGSSWARVPDGTGPFATATPDTRGVPN from the coding sequence GTGTCCGTGCTCGTCACCCTGGCCGCCTGCAGCGAGGCCCGCTCGTCGCCCGACGCCGCGGTCACCGTCGACGCCGCCGCGGTCGACGCGGCGGAGCGGTGCCCGCTGGCGATCAACGAGGTCGCGCCGGCCGGCTTCCCCAACGACTGGTTCGAGGTCGTCAACATCTCGGCGGCGCCGGTCGACCTCGGCGGCTTCCGCTTCATCGACGAGGCCAACGATCCCACCACCACCGCGCCGCTGCCGCCGACGGTCCTGGCCCCGGGCGCGCGCCACGTGCAGGAGGTCAGCGACGCGCAGAACGGCTTCGGCCTCGGCGCCGGCGACGCGCTGTACCTGTACCGCACCGGCGCGACCGTGCCGTGCGACAGCGCCGACTGGGCCAGCGGCGACGCCCCCGACGGCAGCTCCTGGGCGCGCGTGCCCGACGGCACCGGCCCGTTCGCCACCGCCACGCCCGACACCCGCGGCGTCCCGAACTGA
- a CDS encoding sterol desaturase family protein — protein sequence MRPATFVVAWLAWLALGTLIGRGLEGRAPWTGGLAGAALLLGVDAALIRTIHALVPVAPATGALRIVAAVLAIELALYAVHRAMHASPWLWRWHRLHHAPTPLRWHRAWQLHPIDAALFALTIAGATWLVGGTVFAAAVVVARRLWTVVLHAARRWPASAADRWLATPAFHHRHHDEAAPAANFASTLAVLDRLGGTWAPATDRPRRPTPAAAPRARPAR from the coding sequence ATGCGGCCGGCCACGTTCGTCGTGGCCTGGCTGGCGTGGCTGGCGCTGGGCACGCTGATCGGCCGCGGCCTCGAGGGCCGCGCGCCCTGGACCGGCGGCCTGGCCGGCGCGGCGCTGCTGCTCGGGGTCGACGCCGCGCTCATCCGGACGATCCACGCGCTGGTCCCGGTGGCGCCGGCGACCGGCGCGCTCCGCATCGTCGCGGCGGTGCTCGCGATCGAGCTCGCGCTCTACGCGGTCCACCGGGCCATGCACGCGAGCCCGTGGCTGTGGCGGTGGCACCGCCTGCACCACGCGCCGACGCCGCTGCGCTGGCACCGCGCCTGGCAGCTGCACCCGATCGACGCGGCGCTGTTCGCGCTGACGATCGCCGGCGCGACCTGGCTGGTCGGCGGCACGGTGTTCGCGGCCGCCGTGGTCGTCGCGCGCCGGCTGTGGACGGTCGTCCTCCACGCCGCCCGGCGCTGGCCCGCCAGCGCGGCCGATCGCTGGCTGGCGACGCCGGCGTTCCACCACCGCCACCACGACGAGGCCGCGCCCGCGGCCAACTTCGCCAGCACCCTGGCCGTGCTCGATCGCCTCGGCGGCACCTGGGCCCCGGCTACAGATCGCCCGAGGCGACCGACGCCGGCAGCGGCGCCACGTGCCAGACCCGCTCGATGA
- a CDS encoding DUF839 domain-containing protein, which yields MRTGTVLMMAALVTSTGGCGDNSQEGPAGAPGTPGAPGTPGAPGTPGTPGTPGTPGTPGTDGMNGPACPLGGTSTTTIEGVPAAAPLSAVVALGYCDAANTGAANIADYVKALVRRTGDGTLPADLEFPLAAASTDTLRAIRGLVPEVVAKWMDPLTWDNMTGATVTPRFGANADYVAYLGDGWAAAGTPYWQGSDTSAWLWVNHEYISNSRPKASAAPLGQHLVFARFLSYWGAIVGAPTASTWSTQDLIAYVDEYKKQVGGSWMHIVKDPATGSWSLDRARSARRYDATDATLVKVTGLDVTADHDDVGAPLPEDVVAGMQGNCSGAVTPWGTILSAEENVASSYGDLETAWTSSQRFVAGQGFDPGAAITYTTAPSSTGDFVSPDANASHPRDGSGFLVEIDPGLAADEYYGKVTAGDGHRKLGVVGRASWENATFAVGADWKLVPGQPVVFYAGNDRRGGQIFKFVSRQPYAAGMSKAQTRALLDDGTLYVAHFAGLDNAHGRRLASGATPTEAAPGAGRWIELSLTSTDLAPNAAALGDATRTVGAALADTSWNGLGGYATATDLRKSLFTAALKIGVMELNRPEDIEWNPRDLSGTPRLYVAFTNHDRQVALDGAGRVFPAATHAADSPNRGDKVGGIFAIQEVAPGAPATSATFSYWQVFAGSDGGGPWDAANPDNIVIDRDGGVWFGTDGNFGTSQRRSADGLYYLDLDPAHRTTATPTFGRAFRVAAVPSDAEATGPAFSAGMGSLFLSVQHPGEDQHSSWPAR from the coding sequence ATGCGAACTGGAACTGTATTGATGATGGCGGCGCTGGTCACCTCGACCGGCGGTTGTGGCGACAACTCCCAGGAGGGCCCCGCCGGCGCGCCCGGCACGCCCGGCGCCCCCGGCACGCCTGGCGCACCCGGCACGCCCGGCACGCCCGGCACGCCCGGCACGCCCGGCACGCCCGGCACCGACGGCATGAACGGGCCGGCGTGTCCGCTCGGCGGCACCTCGACCACGACGATCGAGGGCGTGCCGGCGGCGGCGCCGCTGTCGGCGGTGGTCGCGCTCGGCTACTGCGACGCCGCGAACACCGGCGCCGCCAACATCGCCGACTACGTCAAGGCGCTGGTGCGCCGCACCGGGGACGGGACGCTGCCCGCCGATCTCGAGTTCCCGCTGGCGGCGGCCTCGACCGACACGCTCCGCGCGATCCGCGGCCTCGTGCCCGAGGTGGTCGCCAAGTGGATGGACCCGCTGACCTGGGACAACATGACCGGTGCGACGGTGACGCCGCGGTTCGGCGCCAACGCCGACTACGTCGCGTACCTCGGCGACGGCTGGGCCGCCGCCGGCACGCCCTACTGGCAGGGCAGCGACACGTCGGCGTGGCTGTGGGTCAACCACGAGTACATCTCGAACTCACGGCCCAAGGCCTCGGCCGCGCCGCTCGGTCAGCACCTCGTGTTCGCGCGCTTCCTGTCGTACTGGGGCGCGATCGTCGGGGCGCCCACGGCCAGCACCTGGTCGACGCAGGATCTGATCGCGTACGTCGACGAGTACAAGAAGCAGGTCGGCGGTTCGTGGATGCACATCGTCAAGGACCCCGCGACCGGCTCCTGGAGCCTCGACCGCGCGCGGTCGGCCCGGCGCTACGACGCGACCGACGCGACGCTCGTCAAGGTCACCGGCCTCGACGTCACGGCCGACCACGACGACGTCGGCGCGCCGCTGCCCGAGGACGTCGTCGCCGGGATGCAGGGCAACTGCTCGGGCGCGGTGACGCCGTGGGGCACGATCCTGTCGGCCGAGGAGAACGTCGCGTCGAGCTACGGCGACCTCGAGACCGCGTGGACCTCGAGCCAGCGCTTCGTCGCCGGCCAGGGCTTCGATCCCGGCGCGGCGATCACCTACACGACCGCGCCGTCGAGCACCGGCGACTTCGTCAGCCCCGACGCCAACGCCTCGCACCCGCGCGACGGCTCCGGCTTCCTGGTCGAGATCGACCCGGGCCTGGCCGCCGACGAGTACTACGGCAAGGTCACCGCGGGCGACGGCCACCGCAAGCTCGGCGTCGTCGGGCGCGCCAGCTGGGAGAACGCGACCTTCGCGGTCGGCGCCGACTGGAAGCTCGTGCCCGGCCAGCCGGTGGTGTTCTACGCCGGCAACGATCGCCGCGGCGGCCAGATCTTCAAGTTCGTGTCGCGCCAGCCCTACGCGGCCGGCATGTCGAAGGCCCAGACCCGGGCGCTGCTCGACGACGGCACGCTCTACGTCGCGCACTTCGCCGGCCTCGACAACGCGCACGGGCGGCGCCTGGCGTCGGGCGCGACCCCGACCGAGGCCGCGCCCGGCGCGGGTCGCTGGATCGAGCTGTCGCTGACCTCGACCGACCTCGCGCCCAACGCCGCCGCCTTGGGCGACGCGACCCGCACGGTCGGCGCGGCCCTGGCCGACACCAGCTGGAACGGCCTGGGCGGCTACGCCACCGCCACCGACCTGCGCAAGTCGTTGTTCACCGCGGCGCTGAAGATCGGCGTCATGGAGCTGAACCGGCCCGAGGACATCGAGTGGAACCCGCGCGATCTGTCGGGCACGCCGCGCCTGTACGTCGCGTTCACCAACCACGATCGCCAGGTCGCGCTCGACGGGGCCGGGCGCGTGTTCCCGGCCGCGACCCACGCCGCCGACTCGCCCAACCGCGGCGACAAGGTCGGCGGCATCTTCGCGATCCAGGAGGTCGCGCCCGGCGCGCCGGCGACGTCGGCGACCTTCAGCTACTGGCAGGTGTTCGCCGGCTCCGACGGCGGCGGCCCGTGGGACGCGGCCAACCCCGACAACATCGTGATCGACCGCGACGGCGGGGTGTGGTTCGGCACCGACGGCAACTTCGGCACCAGCCAGCGGCGCTCGGCCGACGGGCTGTACTACCTCGATCTCGACCCCGCGCATCGGACGACCGCGACGCCGACCTTCGGCCGCGCGTTCCGCGTCGCGGCGGTGCCGTCGGACGCCGAGGCCACCGGGCCGGCGTTCTCGGCCGGCATGGGCTCGCTGTTCCTGAGCGTGCAGCACCCGGGCGAGGATCAGCACTCGAGCTGGCCGGCGCGCTGA
- a CDS encoding queuosine precursor transporter, translating into MKLDARMTMFMTLVGVFLTCLIVGNLIGGKLTEVHVFGRDWIISVGEIPFPLTFIITDLINEFYGRKTARRVTLLGFSMIGLTVLIIQLANQAAWFPPAFTDPNWGKSNMTPFAFDNVFMNAVTIQIASMFAFLTAQYVDIGVFFLVKRATGDRFLWLRATGSTAVSQMIDTVLIVWIAFGFDYGAGFPFVHRSPMSFDTITTIIITSYVVKVTVAVLVTPIIYALHGLIERVWHVAPLPASVASGDL; encoded by the coding sequence ATGAAGCTCGACGCTCGGATGACCATGTTCATGACGCTGGTCGGGGTGTTCCTGACCTGCCTGATCGTCGGCAACCTGATCGGCGGCAAGCTGACCGAGGTGCACGTGTTCGGGCGCGACTGGATCATCTCGGTCGGCGAGATCCCGTTCCCGCTGACCTTCATCATCACCGACCTGATCAACGAGTTCTACGGCCGCAAGACCGCGCGCCGGGTGACGCTCCTGGGCTTCTCGATGATCGGCCTGACCGTGCTGATCATCCAGCTCGCCAACCAGGCGGCGTGGTTCCCGCCGGCCTTCACCGATCCCAACTGGGGCAAGTCGAACATGACGCCGTTCGCGTTCGACAACGTCTTCATGAACGCGGTCACGATCCAGATCGCGTCGATGTTCGCGTTCCTGACCGCGCAGTACGTCGACATCGGCGTGTTCTTCCTGGTCAAGCGGGCGACCGGCGATCGGTTCCTGTGGCTGCGCGCGACCGGCTCGACCGCGGTCTCGCAGATGATCGACACGGTGCTGATCGTCTGGATCGCGTTCGGCTTCGACTACGGCGCCGGCTTCCCGTTCGTGCACCGCAGCCCGATGTCGTTCGACACGATCACGACGATCATCATCACGTCGTACGTGGTGAAGGTGACGGTGGCGGTGCTGGTGACGCCGATCATCTACGCGCTGCACGGGCTCATCGAGCGGGTCTGGCACGTGGCGCCGCTGCCGGCGTCGGTCGCCTCGGGCGATCTGTAG